In Halothermothrix orenii H 168, the sequence TAAGAAGTGGGGCAACCCCCGTAATTGTCTCATACAATTTTCCTAATTATAATACTCCATAGGATGATAATCTGAATAGTGCATCTAAAGTCCAACGTCCACGCCATTCCAATTCAGAAGCTAATCCTGGTGGTTCCCACCATATAGGCCAACCTCCATCAGGAAGCTGTTTCTTTACAAGATCTTCAAGATGACTATCAATCTGACTTTGAGTAAATAGTTGTCTACAGATTGAGTCTGGCTTATGTGCAAAATGAAGTGGTGTGAGACCATAAGTTTCTACAGGTGTTCCTGGTATAAAAAAATTTGCTTGAGAAAGAGATTTCTCTATTACATCCAGGAGATTCATTGCAATTTTTTTATCAGGTATATATTCTGCTAATCGGCTAGCGCAATGGAGGGTATGTGCTTCCAGAGGTGGATTTTTGAAAAACATATTACAACAAGTTTCTGTTGCTAATGTAAGCCATTCGTGTTGTACACCCTGATAATGGAGAAGACCACAAATATTCATTGTAGGATTCAGACCAGGAGTTACTGTCATTTCATTCCAATGGCTAGCAATTGGAGACTGGTATGCACTTTCCATAAAAAACGGTACTAGACCCTTACTATCTGAAACTGACTCAATATAATCACATAAAGAAGTGGCAAACTCTATGTCCCGATATCCAGCTTCTTCTAATGCTTCTAGACCTTGACTAACAAAAAGTGGCTGACTTTCAGGACAGCGAACATCCGGTTCCAAACCATGACCTAATCCACCATCTGAATTTTGATATGCACAAACAACTCGTCCAACATAATTAGGTGATAAACCTTCAAAATGTACTTCAAAAAGCCTACGTTCCAATAACCTTGCATTTGTAAGTATAAATTTATGAGCATTAGTTAATATTTCTTTCATTATTTTTTTACCCTCCATCATAGTATGTATAAATAAGAAACTATCTTTAAGAAGAAGTAATGATCTTTTAAGCCCCATTTCTTATAACTCTCATCTTACCGACACCATAATGTCGTAAAGATATCGTTTTTTAACTTCTTTGCGACTAAAAGTGTCGGTAATATCTTTTTATAGCTGACTTTTTCCTTTGTTTTTTATTAACTGATCAAGTGGGCTTTTTATATTTTTAATACTATTTCTGCTTACGTGTGTATATATTTGCGTTGTTTTTAAATCCTTATGCCCTAAAAGCTCCTGAATATATCTTAAATCTGTTCCCCCCTCTAACAAATGGGTAGCAAAAGAATGTCGAAGTGAATGAACAGATACCTTTTTATTTATTCCCGCCTTTTTACAGGCTTTTTTAAATACCCTCTGAACTGTCCTTTCTGTAAGATGATTATTTATCTTTTGACCAGGAAATTTGATTTTAAAACTTTATAATAACTTTAGTTATATAATTCTACATAAATATTTAACATCCTCCAAAAATAGAAAAAATATTCCAGTAGATAAAATACCTAATCGGGCTGGCAACTAATCTTGATAAAGTACAACTGTACTAATAAGGGGTACCTTTACTTCTCCATTTTTTACAGTAAAAATAGTATCGGTACCGGCTTCTTCTTCATACACTACTACATTCCATGCTCCCTCATAGGGCAAGTTAAAGGTTATTGCTTCCCTGTTAGGGTTATAGAGTACCACTATGTTTTTCCAGTTATCCCCGTTAGCATAATCTTTTAATATAAACCCTACCGTATTTGGAAGTGTTTCTAAAAACTCAAGTTTTTTCCTGATTTGTTCAGCATTTGTCATCCTGAAAGCCGGATGTTCTCTTCTTAAAGTAATTAAACCTTTATAATACTTAAATGTTTTAAGATACTTACTTTTCCGTTCCCACTTGAGCTGGTTTACTTCATCACCGGCATTATAACTATTATGGTTGCCAAATTTGGTTCTCAAAAATTCCTCCCCACCCTGTATAAAAGCCACACCCTGGGAAGTAAAAATTATAGCCTGGCTTAAATGGTCCATCCTTATTCTTACCCATTCTTCATCTTCACCGTTGGACTTACACAGTTTATCCCAGAGGGTTAAGTTATCATGGGAGGAAACATAATTAACTGTCTCCCGGGGTTCTGAGGAGAAATCATTTATCTCATCATTATAATATATAGCCCCGACGACACCCCTTTTTATGGCATGCTCTAAACCCGGGGCTCCGGAGGCAAAACCCTTACCAAAACCATCGTTATCACCTTTTATAGCATTCCTGAAATTATCATTAAAAACAGCAACTTTCATACCCTTCTGGGCCCCTTTAAGCAACTGTCTTTCTGGATCAAGGGTTGTCAATCCCCCGGTCCAGGGTTCACCATATATAATAATCGAAGGATCAATTTCATGTAATGTATGTTCTATATGTTTTATAGTTTCCCGATCAATTAAAGCCATAAGGTCAAACCTGAAACCATCTATATGGTATTCCTCAGCCCAGTATTTAACAGAATCAATAATAAATTTTCTAACCATTGGCTTTTCAGAAGCAACCTCATTACCACATCCTGACCCATTGGAATAATTCCCATCATGGTCAAACCTGTAATAATACTGAGGTACAATTAAATCAAAGGCCGATTTGCGCGTATAGTAGGTGTGGTTGTAAACAACATCCATAATAACCCCGATACCATTTTCGTGTAAAGATTTTACTAACTGCTTAAATTCTTTTATACGGGAGTCATCTGAAGGGTTGGTGGAATATGAACCTTCCGGTGTATTATAAAACAGGGGGTCATAACCCCAGTTATACTCTTTATCATTAAGATCATCAACACTTCCAAAATCAAAGACGGGTAATAAATGAACATGGGTAACGCCCAGTTCCTTTAAGTGATCTAGCCCGGTTTTCACCCCACCAGGACCAGTAGTACCCCCTTCAGTAAAAGCAAGATATTTACCTTTATTTACAATACCCGAATGGGGGGAAGATGAAAAATCCCTGACATGAACTTCATAAATTATTGCATCCTGGGGTTTTTGTAAGGTTACCCTCTCATCTTTTTCCCACCCCGGAGGGTTTGTTTTATCCATATTAACAATTAATCCCCTCTTACTATTGGTGCTTAAAGCCCTGGCATAGGGGTCCACTACTCTATTAACTTTGCCATTAACCTCTAGTTCATAAATATAATACTTGCCTTCCAAATCACCTGAAACTTCAGCAACCCAGCTACCCCCGGCTTCTTTTTTGAAGTCAGAAACAATCTCAGGGTTTTCAGAATTTTCATTAGAAAAAATATAAACTTTAGCCCACCTGGCCAGGGGAGACCAGAACCTGAAGGTAGTCCTTGAAGGGGTGTATAAAACCCCGAGATCATCCCCACCGTAGTAAAAACCCTTTTTTTTGACTGCTATTTCAGTTGACGTTTCGAAATCCTTTTTATTTTTTTTCATTAATGTACCTCTCCTTCCCACAAGAGTCCTATAATATAAAAAATTTAAAAATACTAAATATTAAACTAATATTTCCGGTCTATTCTTATCTTCACCTTTTATTATTTATATAATTCATTAAACAGGTATTAAATTCCTTTTCAAATTTACTCTGTTATTATTTCACGTTTATTAACAAAAAAACATATATTATTAACAAATCAGTAAAGGGGGGAAAACTTAAATGGGTAACTACAATGATGACAATGCTTTTGTAATCTTCCTAATATTAATATTATTACTCTTGAGCGGATACGGTTACGGTGGTTACAGTCAGCAATAAAGATTTAAGCTTTTAAAACTTTTGAAAAGGGGGATTAATATGAGTGGATATTATGATGAAGCTTTCATTATCTTCTTGATTCTTATCCTACTCCTATTGGGAACCTTTGGCTACGGACACTATAATAAATAATTTTTAAAAAAAAATAAAAAGGAGGATTAAAATGGGTGGCTATGACGACAATGTATTTGTAGTTTTTCTGATTCTAATATTGTTGTTACTTGGTAGCTTCGGTTATGGCTATCATAAAAAATAATTATTAATTATTAATCTAAAGCCGGGACTTATCCCGGTTTTAGATTTTGATATTATAAACGGGAAAGGAGGTCTTATATGCCTACAGCACTTCAACTGGCCAACAGGATATTAAGACAGGAAAGAAATCTACAACCCCTTTATGCTCAGTTAGAAAATAATTTATTTGATCCAAGATATTTAAGGGCTGTTCAAACTTTACGCTCCCTGCAGGCCAGGCAGATAAACATTTTAACAACCCTGGTGGATGAACTGGAAGAAGAACAACCTCCAGCTCCAAGAGATAAATATTATGCCCAGCACATACTACAAATGGGAGAAAACCTTATGATTCTGGCCAGGGAATATAATACTACTGTATCTGAAATCAGGCGGGTAAATCCCGGATTACCAGCACAACCCCAGCCTGGTCAAATAATTAACCTACCGATTGAAATACCAGAACCACCTGAAGATAGCTTCCGGTATATAGTAAGACGGGGCGATACCTTATCCGCTATTGCCAGGAGGTTTAATACAGATGTAGATACCCTGGTTCGACTTAATAATATTGGAGACCCAGATGTAATCTTTCCCGGTCGGATTCTTATAATCCCCAGGAGTTAAAAAATTCTACCGTAAATATTTAATATTTCTATCGTTTTATAACCCTATCAAATGATAGGGTTTTTTATTTAAATATAAATCAACTAAATAATACTCTTATTATTGACATCAATAAATAATTTTGTTACAATATAAAAGCAAATTAAATAACATGACACTATGTGCCCCTGTAGCTCAGTGGATAGAGCACTGGTCTCCGGAACCAGGTGCGCAGGTTCGATTCCTGCCAGGGGTACCATTTTTATATTCTTGATATGACAGTACTTAAGCCCTCTCATTGCGAGAGGGCTTTTTGGTGTTCCCGGTCAATCCCCGATAAATCCCCGATATTTTATTCTGTTTGCGCGCGCCGAAAAAATAAAACAAAAAAGCCCCAACTAAGGGGCTTTACTTACATTTTTTTTAGCTGTTACCTTGAATTTAAATATATATTCTTTTACTTCTCCTTTATATTCTACAGGTAATGTTATTCCAATCTCTTCCTGATGGTATTGGGTAGCATTATACTGATTTACTATACCAGCATTTACCCAACTGTTCGAAATATTGCTCCAACTAATTCTATCAGTAGGTACTATCGTATCTTCTAAAATAGTCCCAGCCGGAATTGAAGTAGGAGCCATGCTTTCATTCCTATTTGCATATTTTACGCCTTGATGCATTATTTTTGTAACAGAATTATCAATATCAATAAAACTCATATCGTCCCATAATATTTTAATTGTACTGTCGGATAAGTTTGTTACTCTTATTTTAATACCCTTTAAATCTGGAGGTAATAATGGAGTAGTTGATATAACCAAAGGCGTAAATTTTATAGCAAGTGTATTATCTCTATACGTTAATGGTTCTCCATCTGGTTCAGGATCTATCATTTGAATATTGTATACATAATTACTGCCACTTTCACAGCCAACCAGCCCTAACAACAAAACAGCAAGCATAAAAATAATAATTACCTTCTTCCTCATGCCAATTCCCCCTTACAATATGTATTTTTCTATATATTTCTTTATTTTGTTGTTAAATTCCTTTTTTTCTCCATAAAAAAGACCACTCAATGCGAGTGGTCTCAAGTTATTCTTTATCTCTTTCTTTTTTATATCTTTCTATTTCACGTTTAGAAAAAAGTCTTACATTGTGTTGTTCATAGAAGGGTTTAAGCCTCTCCTCCTTTACTAAATAACTGATCCCTGCCCTGGATATTCCAAGGTAGTCAGCAGCTTGTTTTGTACTCATGACATTATCCTTAAGGAATTTTTCATATTCTTCTTTACTTTCAAACATACTTATTCCTCCCTCAGGACATCAACAACAAACGATATTGCGGTAGCAACACCTGTAATTATAGCAGGTGTCCAGCTTCTTTGAAATACAAATACCAGAGCCAGCAATACAAATATAATTGTGTTTGCGCTAATTCTCTTCATATGGTATAATAGGATTGGATAGAGAGGGGAGGTTTCCCTCCCCTTTGTGTGGTGCGTCACTCATCTTCTGAGTGGCGCTTTTTCAATGTGGCGACTAATGTTATTACCGCCGTGGCAAGTGCGATAATTGATGTCGCCAAGTCTATCCAATCCACTTTTTTCACCCCCTTTCCTCATGTTCTATATATATTATACCATATTACTTTACTGCTGTCAAGTAATATTTAAAATTTCTTGCTGTTTTTTTTTAAAAAATAACCAGGTTTAAACCTGGTTATAATTCTAACATTTTGATTTATTATAATTATATACAATTCCGTTACCTATATCATAATACCATCCGTAGATTTTAAGGCCTGCATTCTGATATTTATTCTTAATATAAGGGTATGTCAGTAAATTTTTCATTTGTAAAATAATATTTTCCTGTTCAACTAACTGATAATCTCTCTCGTAATTAAAATCATACTTCAATTTTAGAACCTTCTCCTTTAAAGGTTCAACTAATTGAACCCACTTTTGGGTATAAGGGGTATCATTTATTTTTTCATCCATGAATAATGCTTTACAACCCCCACAATTAGAATGGCCACATATTACGATATTTTTGACCTGTAATACATTTACAGCATATTCTATGCCAGATGTAGTAGACACAAAATCAAAGGCCTGGCTATATGGTGGGACTATATTGGCAACATTACGGATAATAAAAAGTTCTCCGGGTAAAGTGTCAGTTATTAAACCGGGAACCACTCTGGAATCAGAGCAGGTTATAAATAGTGTATGGGGACTTTGTTTGTTACTTAAATTTTTATACAGTGTTTTGTAATTCTTATATTCATGTTTACTAAATTTTTTTACACCTTTAAACAGTTTATCCATAATTAGTACCACCTCTTTAAATTTACACTGAAAAAAATTTAGAACTTTAAATTTCAAACAACTGCTGTAAGTACTAATAAATAGTGAAAAAAGGCCCCGATCAGAATAAAGATATGAAATATTTCATGAAATCCAAAAAACTTATTGAACTGTGGTTTTTTCAAGATATAAAAGACAGCCCCGATAGTATAACATATTCCACCTGCCAGGAGAAAAAATAGTGCAGTCCCGGACATGGATTCAATAAATTTTTTAATGGGAACAATACCAATCCATCCCATTAAAAGATATATAATTGTATAAAGAAAACGTGGTGCATTTAAGTAAAAGAATTTAAAAAAGAGTCCCCGAAAACAAGAGCCCACTGAATAATAATAATACTCCATTTCCAGTATCCGGAAAGGTAAATAAAAGTCACCGGGGTATATGTTCCTGCGATCATTATAAATATAGCAATATGGTCTAATTTCCTCCAGATTGATGTCTCCCCATCATACTTTTTATTAGCATGGTAAAGTGAACTTGCCAGAAATAACACCATAGTGGATATTCCATAAATGGTAGAAACGATTTTCAAAGATGGACCTTCTGTTATGTAAATTAAATAAATTGTTCCCAGCACTGCCAAGATAAACCCAACAAAGTGGGAATAAAAAGATATTTTCTCTTCTTTTTTAATCCTGATCACCTTCTTATTAAAAAAATTTTCTCCATTTATAATGCCTTCAATACTTTTATTACTTCTCCAGATAAATGAACCAGGATACTCTGGTTTTGTTTTTTTTAACTACCAAATACCTCCTTTCTCCCGATGCTTGTCTAATATATTTATTCAGGTGTAATATAGGATTAGCTGCTTTCAAATTATTTTGTAATAAATAATTCCACGCCAATCCAATAATATCACAATACTATTAGTCAATCAATCCTCACCCTAATATATATTTTAAATCCTCAAACGAATGAATCATATAAGTAGGTTTGATATCGTGTTTCCATTCTCCCCCATCCCTATTTATCCAACATGTCTTGATTCCAACCCGACTGGCCCCCGATTATATCTGAAGATGCCCCCTTAGTTGTTCCTTTATATTTTTAATAACTTCTTAGCATTATTGTAAAATATATTTTTTCTTTCAGTTTCATCCTTAGTAGCCCGCAATACTGATACAATAGAAAAGGAATGGTTAAATGCTGGATAATCTGTACCATACAAAATACGTTCACTACCAATTTCATCAAGTAGTAGCCTAATTTTTGCTGGTGGCTGGGTACTAATTTCAACATAGGTATTAGGATATAACTTCATTAATTTTACCAGCTCTTTAGTCTGATACATACCAGCATGGGCAAAAATAAAGGGCACATTGGGTATTTCCTTTAAAACTTTATAAAACTTATTAATATTTTGGGTTTCCAGGTTTTTTCTTATTTTACCTGGTAATTTTTTTATTCGGTTCTCAGGAAATGCCAATCCACTACAAGATATAATTGGCAATTTGGTTTGGGCAAGTAATTTTAATAACTGAATCGTTTTTGCATCATCAATATCAATGTCTATCACATGAGGGGCAATCTTCCATCCCTTCACACCAAAGTTTAAATTCCTTTCAATTTTCAATGAAAGTTCTCTGTCATAAGGGTGAATATTACCAAAGGTGATTAATTCATCATACTTTGGAATTACTTCCGCTATATCTTCACTACTATCACATTCAGGGGTATTAAGTTGCAATACCACTGATTTAGAAATATTATTAAGTTTCATATCACGTATTATTCTTTCAGGTGTTGACCTTCTAACAGCAGAAAAAAAAACCACCAAAACCTGAAATCTCATATATTAACTTAATTCCACCTATACTAAACATT encodes:
- a CDS encoding carbonic anhydrase codes for the protein MDKLFKGVKKFSKHEYKNYKTLYKNLSNKQSPHTLFITCSDSRVVPGLITDTLPGELFIIRNVANIVPPYSQAFDFVSTTSGIEYAVNVLQVKNIVICGHSNCGGCKALFMDEKINDTPYTQKWVQLVEPLKEKVLKLKYDFNYERDYQLVEQENIILQMKNLLTYPYIKNKYQNAGLKIYGWYYDIGNGIVYNYNKSKC
- a CDS encoding helix-turn-helix domain-containing protein, with translation MFESKEEYEKFLKDNVMSTKQAADYLGISRAGISYLVKEERLKPFYEQHNVRLFSKREIERYKKERDKE
- the pulA gene encoding type I pullulanase, with product MKKNKKDFETSTEIAVKKKGFYYGGDDLGVLYTPSRTTFRFWSPLARWAKVYIFSNENSENPEIVSDFKKEAGGSWVAEVSGDLEGKYYIYELEVNGKVNRVVDPYARALSTNSKRGLIVNMDKTNPPGWEKDERVTLQKPQDAIIYEVHVRDFSSSPHSGIVNKGKYLAFTEGGTTGPGGVKTGLDHLKELGVTHVHLLPVFDFGSVDDLNDKEYNWGYDPLFYNTPEGSYSTNPSDDSRIKEFKQLVKSLHENGIGVIMDVVYNHTYYTRKSAFDLIVPQYYYRFDHDGNYSNGSGCGNEVASEKPMVRKFIIDSVKYWAEEYHIDGFRFDLMALIDRETIKHIEHTLHEIDPSIIIYGEPWTGGLTTLDPERQLLKGAQKGMKVAVFNDNFRNAIKGDNDGFGKGFASGAPGLEHAIKRGVVGAIYYNDEINDFSSEPRETVNYVSSHDNLTLWDKLCKSNGEDEEWVRIRMDHLSQAIIFTSQGVAFIQGGEEFLRTKFGNHNSYNAGDEVNQLKWERKSKYLKTFKYYKGLITLRREHPAFRMTNAEQIRKKLEFLETLPNTVGFILKDYANGDNWKNIVVLYNPNREAITFNLPYEGAWNVVVYEEEAGTDTIFTVKNGEVKVPLISTVVLYQD
- a CDS encoding LysM peptidoglycan-binding domain-containing protein translates to MPTALQLANRILRQERNLQPLYAQLENNLFDPRYLRAVQTLRSLQARQINILTTLVDELEEEQPPAPRDKYYAQHILQMGENLMILAREYNTTVSEIRRVNPGLPAQPQPGQIINLPIEIPEPPEDSFRYIVRRGDTLSAIARRFNTDVDTLVRLNNIGDPDVIFPGRILIIPRS
- a CDS encoding amidohydrolase family protein, which produces MRFQVLVVFFSAVRRSTPERIIRDMKLNNISKSVVLQLNTPECDSSEDIAEVIPKYDELITFGNIHPYDRELSLKIERNLNFGVKGWKIAPHVIDIDIDDAKTIQLLKLLAQTKLPIISCSGLAFPENRIKKLPGKIRKNLETQNINKFYKVLKEIPNVPFIFAHAGMYQTKELVKLMKLYPNTYVEISTQPPAKIRLLLDEIGSERILYGTDYPAFNHSFSIVSVLRATKDETERKNIFYNNAKKLLKI